One Schistocerca cancellata isolate TAMUIC-IGC-003103 chromosome 1, iqSchCanc2.1, whole genome shotgun sequence genomic region harbors:
- the LOC126163171 gene encoding U1 small nuclear ribonucleoprotein C yields the protein MPKYYCDYCDTYLTHDSPSVRKTHCQGRKHKDNVKFYYQKWMEEQAQHLIDATTAAFKAGKIASNPFAATKPGAALPPPAGMPGPPRPPGPVHGPPQPGPGMMGPPGMPPSHMGPMMMGPHGPMPPMMGMRPPMMGPMMPMGPMGPMGPMRGPPLIGGPMGAPMKK from the coding sequence ATGCCGAAGTATTACTGCGACTACTGTGATACATATCTCACACACGATTCACCGTCTGTTAGAAAAACACATTGTCAAGGGCGCAAGCATAAAGacaatgtaaaattttactatCAGAAGTGGATGGAGGAGCAAGCACAGCATCTCATTGATGCGACAACGGCTGCATTTAAAGCTGGCAAAATTGCTTCTAATCCGTTCGCTGCTACGAAACCCGGAGCTGCTCTACCGCCACCGGCTGGTATGCCAGGACCGCCACGACCACCTGGACCAGTACATGGCCCACCTCAGCCTGGACCAGGTATGATGGGTCCGCCAGGAATGCCTCCAAGCCATATGGGTCCGATGATGATGGGACCTCATGGTCCTATGCCTCCTATGATGGGGATGCGACCACCGATGATGGGACCCATGATGCCGATGGGACCAATGGGTCCAATGGGACCTATGAGAGGACCACCACTTATTGGAGGACCTATGGGTGCACCAATGAAGAAATAG